A region of Chitinophaga horti DNA encodes the following proteins:
- a CDS encoding exo-beta-N-acetylmuramidase NamZ family protein produces MKKTIAFVLLLISFAAQAQTTSVTTGAARTKDYLPLLQGKRVALLVNQTATIGQTHLVDSLLKLKVKITKIFSPEHGFRGNADAGEKVGDSKDAATGLPIVSLYGKHRKADAADLKDVDVLIFDIQDVGTRFYTYISSLQELMESAADNNKLLIVLDRPNPNGHYVDGPVLDTAFRSFVGMQPIPVVHGMTVGEYAQMLNGEGWLNNGQRCELKVITCTGYTHNTMYKLPVKPSPNLPNMQSIYLYPGTCFFEGTPLSLGRGTDKPFQVYGHPDLPKNLYQFTPRSVPGAKNPPLLNKLCYGYDLSAVKPAAKLDLQPVLKAYQLFPKKDQFFTKFFNTLAGNSALQAQIKAGKSEAEIRKSWEPALSKFKSIRKKYLLYKDFE; encoded by the coding sequence ATGAAGAAAACCATTGCTTTCGTCCTGTTGCTGATCAGCTTTGCAGCACAGGCCCAAACCACGTCTGTTACCACCGGAGCGGCCCGTACCAAAGATTACCTGCCGCTTTTACAGGGAAAGCGCGTAGCCTTACTCGTTAACCAGACCGCTACTATCGGGCAAACACACCTGGTAGATTCCCTGCTGAAACTTAAAGTAAAGATCACAAAGATCTTCAGTCCCGAACACGGCTTTCGCGGTAATGCGGACGCGGGTGAAAAGGTGGGCGACAGCAAAGATGCCGCTACCGGTTTGCCGATCGTGTCGCTGTACGGCAAACACCGCAAAGCAGATGCAGCCGATCTGAAAGACGTAGACGTACTGATCTTCGACATACAGGATGTAGGCACACGTTTCTATACCTACATTTCTTCTTTACAGGAGTTGATGGAATCCGCCGCAGATAACAATAAGCTGCTTATCGTGCTCGACCGCCCTAATCCAAACGGACACTACGTTGATGGCCCTGTACTGGACACCGCTTTCCGGTCGTTCGTGGGCATGCAGCCGATCCCCGTGGTACATGGTATGACTGTTGGCGAGTACGCGCAGATGCTGAATGGCGAAGGTTGGTTGAACAACGGGCAGCGTTGCGAGTTGAAAGTGATTACCTGCACAGGGTATACCCATAACACGATGTACAAACTTCCCGTAAAGCCATCGCCTAACTTACCGAACATGCAGTCCATCTACCTGTACCCCGGCACCTGCTTTTTCGAAGGTACACCGTTGAGCCTGGGGCGTGGTACGGACAAGCCTTTCCAGGTGTACGGGCATCCGGATCTGCCTAAAAACTTATACCAGTTTACACCCCGCAGTGTACCCGGCGCCAAGAACCCGCCGTTGCTGAACAAGCTTTGCTACGGATATGACCTTTCGGCCGTGAAACCTGCCGCCAAACTGGATTTGCAGCCTGTATTAAAGGCTTATCAGCTATTCCCGAAGAAAGACCAGTTCTTCACGAAGTTCTTCAACACCCTGGCCGGTAACAGCGCTTTACAGGCGCAGATCAAAGCTGGTAAAAGCGAAGCCGAGATCAGGAAGAGCTGGGAACCGGCATTGTCAAAGTTCAAGTCCATTCGCAAGAAATACCTGCTGTACAAGGATTTTGAGTAA
- a CDS encoding NAD(P) transhydrogenase subunit alpha codes for MDTLLNFLSDHIELVYIVILSIFLGIEVIGRVPSVLHTPLMSGANAIHGVVIIGAIIVMGKAESDNYAALILGFLAVILGTLNVVGGFMVTDRMLEMFKGKKDRK; via the coding sequence ATGGATACGCTCTTAAATTTTTTATCGGACCATATTGAGCTGGTGTACATCGTGATCCTTTCCATCTTTCTCGGGATAGAAGTGATCGGTCGTGTACCATCTGTACTGCATACGCCGCTGATGAGCGGCGCCAACGCCATTCACGGCGTGGTGATCATTGGTGCGATCATCGTGATGGGCAAGGCGGAGAGTGATAATTACGCGGCGCTCATCCTCGGCTTTCTTGCGGTGATACTCGGTACGCTCAATGTTGTCGGCGGTTTCATGGTCACCGACCGCATGCTCGAAATGTTCAAAGGAAAAAAGGACCGGAAATAA
- a CDS encoding SusC/RagA family TonB-linked outer membrane protein, with amino-acid sequence MHTIYQLRSRLLAVLLLTTTLPLAAQAQQDNIDLAGKVVDSKTRIPLAGVLIHIQNTTHEVRTDVKGQFKFLTGQRLPVVFNVSLNGYQTKEILITSDPLNIQISLTEGSSQLNDVVVVGYGTQKKSDLTGSVSSVNSKIIKQSVGSSFDRVLQGAVSGVQVTQTSGQPGAAVSIRIRGGNSITGGNEPLYVIDGFPVYNDNSDASAGVTSGPSINALASLNPGDIESIDVLKDASSTAVYGSRGANGVVIITTKKGRAGQNTVTYEGYYGQQDVIKKIDVLTSSRDWALLKNEALINAGKAPYYSDADLAALTGGTDWQDAAFRKAAQQNHQFNISGGDDKTRYSIGLNYFLQDGVVKNTDFSRYALRINLDRNVTSRFKAGVNLTASKTSAQEANSNIVSTLLLLPPTVAIRDENGDYIRRSPFEVSLGNPIATLDQEINRTNTYRVLGNVYGDLSLGKHLTARVSVGADIIANKQNRYIPSTLYEAQQTNGSASVGSKFVNTWLNENTLTYQQLFGKHNVNAVAGFTQQSYSNESVIAGGQGFVSDKLTYNNLSSGSILVIPSSGGAEWALNSYLGRVNYSYDQRYYVTVTARADGSSRFGKDNKWGFFPSAALAWTLSRENFLQDVTWIDNLKLRVSAGITGNQEIGQYKSLSTLTNSVYIIGNNLTTGFYPSNLANPQLGWEKTTQYDAGVDVGILNNRISLTVDAYLKRTSALLLTVPVPYTTGYSTALKNYGTVENKGVEVALNTQNLVDKEVSWTSTLTFSLNRNKVISLGEGVQYLISDPSIAAVGQPLGSFYGLISDGVFKSTDKIESLPTYLGPTVTKPGDRKYVDVSGDGSITQAADRNYIGSAQPKFLAGLINNFAYKGFDLSFFLYTSYGNRLFNQNKQQLELFSGQQNVSTSALNRWTATNENTTIQRAKEDPAPIVESRYVEDASFLRLKNLTFGYTLPLSLLNRVHLHQLRFYVTASNLFTWTNYSGYDPEVSRNEQATLTQGVDYGAYPSAKSWVAGIGITF; translated from the coding sequence ATGCATACTATTTACCAATTACGCAGCCGCTTACTCGCCGTACTGCTGCTTACCACTACCCTGCCGCTGGCGGCACAGGCGCAGCAGGACAATATCGACCTCGCCGGTAAAGTGGTGGATTCAAAAACGCGCATTCCGCTGGCTGGCGTGCTCATTCACATCCAGAACACAACACACGAAGTACGGACAGATGTAAAGGGACAATTCAAGTTCCTCACCGGGCAACGGCTGCCCGTCGTTTTTAACGTCAGCCTAAACGGGTATCAAACCAAGGAAATCCTCATCACCAGCGATCCGCTGAACATCCAGATCAGTTTAACAGAAGGGAGTAGTCAGCTCAACGATGTAGTGGTGGTAGGTTACGGCACGCAAAAGAAATCCGACCTCACGGGATCGGTTAGCTCCGTGAACAGCAAGATCATTAAGCAAAGTGTCGGCAGCTCGTTCGACCGGGTGTTGCAGGGCGCTGTATCCGGCGTGCAGGTAACGCAGACTTCCGGGCAACCGGGTGCAGCTGTGAGCATCCGCATTCGTGGCGGCAATTCGATTACAGGGGGTAATGAACCGCTGTATGTAATCGATGGCTTCCCCGTGTACAACGATAACTCAGATGCCAGTGCCGGCGTTACCAGTGGCCCAAGCATCAATGCCCTGGCGAGTTTGAACCCGGGAGACATTGAGAGTATCGATGTACTAAAAGACGCTTCTTCGACTGCAGTGTATGGAAGCCGCGGTGCGAATGGTGTGGTGATCATCACGACGAAGAAAGGCCGGGCCGGACAAAACACTGTTACTTACGAAGGTTATTACGGCCAGCAGGATGTGATCAAAAAGATAGATGTGTTAACCTCTTCACGAGACTGGGCATTGTTGAAGAACGAAGCGCTGATCAACGCGGGCAAGGCACCCTATTACTCAGATGCGGACCTCGCCGCTTTAACCGGTGGTACCGACTGGCAGGACGCTGCTTTTCGTAAAGCGGCGCAACAAAATCACCAGTTCAACATCAGTGGTGGCGATGATAAAACGCGCTACAGCATCGGCCTGAATTACTTCCTGCAGGATGGCGTGGTGAAGAATACCGACTTCTCGCGTTATGCGCTGCGCATCAACCTGGACAGGAATGTAACGAGCCGATTTAAAGCCGGCGTGAACCTCACTGCGAGCAAGACATCTGCGCAGGAAGCCAACTCCAATATCGTCAGCACCCTGTTACTATTACCGCCTACCGTGGCGATCCGCGACGAGAACGGAGATTATATCAGGCGCAGCCCGTTTGAAGTATCGCTCGGCAACCCAATCGCTACGCTGGACCAGGAGATCAATCGTACCAATACTTACCGCGTACTCGGTAATGTGTATGGCGATCTGAGTCTTGGTAAACACCTCACAGCAAGGGTTTCGGTGGGGGCGGATATCATTGCCAACAAACAGAACCGCTATATTCCATCTACTTTATATGAGGCACAACAAACCAATGGCTCTGCATCTGTCGGTTCGAAATTCGTGAACACCTGGCTGAACGAAAACACACTTACTTACCAGCAACTTTTCGGAAAACATAACGTCAATGCAGTAGCAGGCTTCACGCAGCAATCGTACAGTAACGAAAGCGTGATAGCGGGCGGGCAAGGCTTCGTAAGCGACAAGCTCACGTATAATAACCTGTCCAGCGGATCGATACTCGTTATACCTTCATCCGGCGGGGCTGAATGGGCGTTAAACTCTTACCTGGGCAGGGTGAACTATTCGTACGATCAGCGTTACTACGTTACCGTTACCGCCCGTGCAGACGGCTCTTCCCGTTTCGGGAAGGATAACAAGTGGGGCTTCTTCCCCTCTGCTGCCCTGGCCTGGACCCTCAGCCGCGAAAACTTTTTACAGGACGTCACCTGGATAGACAACCTGAAACTGCGCGTAAGTGCTGGGATTACAGGCAACCAGGAAATTGGTCAGTATAAATCACTCAGCACCCTCACCAACAGCGTATACATCATTGGTAATAATCTCACGACCGGCTTCTATCCGTCGAATCTAGCCAACCCGCAACTGGGCTGGGAAAAAACGACTCAGTATGATGCAGGTGTTGATGTGGGCATCCTCAATAACAGGATCAGTCTTACGGTGGATGCGTACCTGAAACGTACCAGCGCCCTGTTACTCACCGTTCCCGTGCCTTATACGACCGGCTACAGCACGGCGTTAAAGAACTACGGCACCGTGGAGAACAAAGGCGTAGAAGTGGCTCTGAATACACAGAACCTGGTGGATAAGGAAGTGAGCTGGACGAGCACCCTCACTTTTTCTCTGAACCGCAATAAAGTGATCAGTCTGGGCGAAGGCGTACAATACCTGATCAGCGATCCGTCGATTGCCGCGGTAGGACAGCCACTCGGCTCCTTCTACGGGCTCATCTCCGATGGCGTATTTAAAAGCACCGATAAGATAGAATCCCTGCCTACCTACCTCGGCCCGACTGTTACCAAACCCGGCGACCGTAAGTATGTGGACGTGAGCGGCGATGGCTCCATCACACAGGCAGCGGACCGTAATTACATCGGCAGTGCGCAACCCAAGTTCCTCGCAGGTTTGATCAACAACTTTGCCTACAAAGGATTTGATCTGTCGTTCTTCCTGTATACCTCTTACGGCAACAGGTTGTTTAACCAGAACAAACAACAACTGGAGCTGTTTTCCGGTCAGCAGAACGTTTCTACAAGCGCATTAAACAGGTGGACGGCCACCAACGAAAACACGACCATACAACGTGCAAAAGAAGATCCGGCCCCGATTGTAGAAAGCCGTTATGTGGAAGATGCGTCTTTCCTGCGACTAAAAAACCTGACGTTCGGTTACACCCTCCCCCTCTCCTTATTGAACCGTGTACACCTGCACCAGTTACGCTTTTATGTAACCGCCAGCAACCTGTTCACCTGGACGAACTACAGCGGCTATGATCCGGAAGTAAGTCGTAACGAACAGGCGACGCTTACACAGGGCGTTGATTACGGCGCGTATCCTTCTGCAAAATCATGGGTTGCAGGCATTGGCATCACTTTTTAA
- a CDS encoding NAD(P)(+) transhydrogenase (Re/Si-specific) subunit beta — MAYSLLHLAYLIGSITFIVGLKMLSHPASARKGNLIAAAGMAIAIFGTIFLYEDTSDIHADGHLRNYAWIFSGLAIGCVVGVLAAKKVKMTAMPEMVSLFNGMGGACAMLISIVEFNHLLGPVSFTISLNDTIGWSNNANNLLQSLQHLINGVSPANAAGKLVIIMLGMLIGTVSFTGSVIAWGKLNGRIKDASFKGQHIINLSLLGLLLVLVIYAVAAYYKMVDMSSSSTNPQLVIRLLFYSVLVLSALYGILFVMPIGGADMPVVISLLNSFTGVAAAFGGFLYDNPVMLTGGILVGSAGTILTILMCKAMNRSLKNVLIGSFGGGAAASNGGASKEQGHYKEISLPDAAVVLSYANRVIIVPGYGLAVAQAQHACHDLEKLLEDKGVEVKYAIHPVAGRMPGHMNVLLAEADVPYDKLEEMEQANDQFATTDAVLILGANDVVNPAAKSDPGSPIYGMPILEVELAKTVIVNKRSMKPGYAGIENELFFQPKTSMLFGDAKKVLQQLVDEIKQI, encoded by the coding sequence ATGGCTTACAGTCTGCTTCACCTTGCTTATCTTATTGGTTCCATCACTTTTATCGTTGGGCTTAAAATGTTAAGTCACCCGGCTTCCGCGCGTAAAGGCAACCTGATTGCGGCGGCAGGTATGGCGATCGCGATATTCGGAACGATCTTTCTCTACGAGGATACGTCAGATATTCATGCGGACGGGCATTTGCGTAACTACGCCTGGATATTTTCTGGGCTGGCGATCGGCTGTGTCGTTGGTGTGCTGGCGGCAAAGAAGGTGAAGATGACAGCCATGCCGGAGATGGTAAGCCTCTTCAACGGTATGGGCGGCGCTTGTGCCATGCTGATATCGATAGTGGAGTTCAATCATTTGTTAGGTCCAGTTTCTTTTACGATTTCACTGAATGATACCATTGGCTGGAGCAACAATGCGAATAACTTGCTTCAATCGTTACAACATCTGATCAACGGCGTATCCCCGGCAAATGCCGCCGGTAAGCTGGTGATCATTATGCTCGGTATGCTGATCGGCACCGTGTCGTTTACAGGCAGCGTGATCGCCTGGGGCAAACTAAATGGGCGTATTAAAGATGCGTCGTTTAAAGGGCAGCATATCATTAACCTCTCGCTGCTCGGACTGCTGCTCGTATTAGTCATCTACGCTGTAGCGGCGTACTACAAAATGGTGGACATGTCATCCTCCAGTACCAATCCGCAACTCGTGATCCGGCTGCTGTTCTACAGTGTATTGGTATTGTCTGCTCTCTACGGCATCCTTTTCGTGATGCCGATCGGTGGTGCAGATATGCCGGTAGTCATATCGCTCCTGAACTCCTTTACCGGTGTAGCCGCGGCTTTCGGCGGATTCCTGTACGATAACCCGGTAATGCTTACCGGCGGTATTCTCGTTGGTTCTGCCGGCACGATCCTCACCATCCTGATGTGTAAGGCCATGAACCGCTCTCTGAAAAATGTACTGATAGGCTCCTTCGGTGGCGGTGCTGCGGCTTCCAACGGCGGCGCATCCAAAGAACAAGGTCACTATAAAGAAATCTCTTTGCCAGATGCCGCTGTGGTGTTATCATACGCCAACCGCGTGATCATCGTACCCGGTTACGGATTGGCGGTAGCACAGGCCCAGCACGCTTGTCACGACCTGGAAAAGTTACTGGAAGATAAGGGGGTTGAAGTGAAATATGCCATTCACCCCGTAGCCGGACGCATGCCCGGACATATGAACGTATTACTCGCGGAAGCCGATGTGCCGTACGACAAGCTCGAAGAAATGGAACAGGCGAACGACCAGTTTGCCACCACCGATGCGGTGTTGATCCTCGGTGCCAACGACGTGGTAAATCCTGCGGCGAAAAGTGATCCGGGCAGCCCGATCTATGGTATGCCCATCCTCGAAGTGGAACTGGCGAAAACAGTGATCGTGAATAAACGAAGCATGAAGCCGGGATATGCTGGCATTGAAAACGAGCTGTTCTTCCAGCCCAAAACATCCATGCTTTTTGGCGATGCGAAGAAGGTACTGCAACAGCTGGTGGACGAAATCAAACAGATCTGA
- a CDS encoding methyltransferase RsmF C-terminal domain-like protein, translated as MPALPSILLDSLQNAPGFNRDAFAKVHAEAHKLTSVRLNPARLTPSQQEELLAAWAPITAAKVPWSQAGYYLSARPSFTFDPLFHAGAYYVQEASSMFLEHAVRSVCNLQEPLKVLDLCAAPGGKTTLLQSIISGDSLLIANETIRARAALLADNITRWGATNVVVSNNDPRDFARLEGYFDLMVVDAPCSGSGLFRRDPELVVEWSPENVALCCQRQQRILAEAIPALKENGVLIYSTCSYSQEEDEEIMQWLMSNFEVENLPLAIDPSWGIVTTKVDGAEGYRFYPDQVQGEGFFITCFRKKNGAEFYRKQKDVLARLPKKDVERLANWVTDADQYAYTDHQGTVLQLTPLLASELTILQKSLYIRKAGVALGQLTPKELIPDHQLALSVSVNKDLQAVELEPEQAIKYLRKEDVALNVAYKGWALMRFKGMNLGWAKLLPNRMNNYYPKELRILKATDGNRGNAGEEE; from the coding sequence TTGCCGGCACTACCTTCCATACTACTCGACTCCCTGCAAAATGCGCCTGGTTTTAACCGGGATGCATTTGCCAAAGTGCATGCAGAAGCGCATAAACTTACGTCTGTCCGCCTGAACCCCGCGCGTTTAACACCGTCGCAGCAGGAGGAATTGCTAGCAGCATGGGCGCCCATCACCGCAGCAAAAGTGCCCTGGAGCCAGGCGGGCTACTATTTATCAGCACGCCCATCTTTCACATTCGATCCGCTTTTTCATGCTGGCGCGTATTATGTGCAGGAAGCATCTTCCATGTTCCTCGAGCATGCAGTGAGATCGGTATGTAATTTGCAAGAACCGCTGAAAGTGCTGGACCTCTGCGCCGCGCCCGGTGGTAAAACAACGCTGCTACAATCCATCATTTCAGGAGATAGTTTGCTGATCGCCAACGAAACGATACGTGCAAGGGCCGCCCTGCTGGCGGATAATATCACCAGGTGGGGCGCGACTAATGTCGTGGTCAGCAACAACGATCCGCGCGACTTCGCCAGGCTGGAAGGTTATTTCGACCTGATGGTGGTAGACGCTCCCTGCTCCGGCTCGGGCCTCTTTCGCCGAGATCCGGAACTGGTAGTGGAGTGGTCGCCAGAAAATGTTGCGCTCTGTTGCCAGCGCCAGCAACGCATTTTAGCCGAAGCCATTCCCGCACTGAAAGAGAACGGGGTACTCATCTACTCCACCTGCTCTTACTCGCAGGAAGAGGATGAAGAGATTATGCAATGGCTGATGAGCAACTTTGAAGTAGAGAACCTGCCGCTTGCGATCGATCCCTCCTGGGGCATCGTTACAACGAAGGTGGATGGCGCGGAAGGTTATCGTTTTTACCCGGACCAGGTACAGGGAGAAGGCTTCTTTATCACCTGTTTCCGGAAAAAGAACGGCGCCGAGTTTTATCGCAAACAGAAAGATGTACTGGCGCGCCTGCCCAAAAAAGACGTCGAGCGCCTTGCGAACTGGGTTACAGACGCAGACCAATACGCTTACACCGATCACCAGGGCACCGTGCTGCAACTGACGCCGCTACTGGCGAGTGAACTCACGATCCTGCAGAAGTCACTTTACATCCGCAAAGCCGGTGTAGCATTGGGACAATTGACGCCGAAGGAACTGATACCTGATCACCAGCTGGCATTGAGTGTATCGGTAAACAAAGACCTGCAGGCCGTGGAGCTGGAGCCGGAACAGGCGATCAAGTATCTTCGTAAAGAAGATGTGGCGCTTAACGTGGCATACAAAGGTTGGGCATTGATGCGTTTTAAAGGCATGAACCTCGGCTGGGCGAAATTACTGCCCAATCGAATGAACAATTATTACCCGAAAGAATTACGTATACTCAAGGCTACAGACGGTAACAGGGGCAATGCCGGCGAAGAGGAGTAA
- a CDS encoding Re/Si-specific NAD(P)(+) transhydrogenase subunit alpha codes for MILGVLKEQAGENRVSLVPDVVKQFAQLKVRVLVEPDAGVTAFYSDGAYQEAGAEITSRTQILQQADVLLSIHPPTADTWQQARSQATWTGIFQPLFNTALMQDWAAKGFTVFSLDTIPRTTRAQSMDVLSSQANIAGYKAVLLAAYSYSRYFPMFTTAAGSIPPAKVLVLGAGVAGLQAVATARRLGAVVEVFDTRPAVKEEVMSLGAKFVEVEGAADASKAGGYAVEQSEEYKQKQAQKIAESAAKADIVISTAQIPGKKAPTLIPATTLDKMKQGSVIVDLAASTGGNTEVTKNDETVQYKGVTVIGNSSLPSQMACDASKLYAKNVLNFLKLVIDKEGNLHLNFEDDIVKGACITHGGDIVNERVKQS; via the coding sequence ATGATTCTGGGTGTCTTAAAAGAGCAGGCAGGCGAAAACAGGGTATCGTTGGTACCGGATGTAGTTAAACAGTTTGCGCAATTAAAAGTGCGGGTGCTGGTAGAGCCGGATGCTGGTGTAACGGCGTTTTACAGTGACGGTGCTTACCAGGAGGCGGGCGCGGAGATTACTTCCCGTACGCAGATCCTGCAACAGGCAGACGTGCTGTTAAGTATACACCCGCCAACTGCCGATACCTGGCAGCAGGCGCGTAGTCAGGCTACGTGGACGGGTATATTTCAACCGTTATTTAATACTGCGCTCATGCAGGACTGGGCCGCTAAAGGTTTTACCGTGTTCAGCCTGGATACGATTCCCCGTACCACCCGTGCGCAGAGTATGGACGTGCTGAGTTCGCAGGCAAACATTGCCGGGTATAAGGCAGTGCTGCTCGCAGCGTATAGCTATAGCCGTTATTTCCCGATGTTCACGACCGCGGCAGGCAGTATTCCGCCCGCCAAGGTGTTGGTACTGGGCGCAGGCGTCGCCGGTTTACAGGCGGTGGCTACAGCACGCAGGCTGGGGGCAGTAGTAGAGGTGTTTGATACACGGCCTGCTGTAAAAGAAGAGGTGATGAGCCTGGGTGCGAAGTTCGTGGAGGTAGAAGGTGCGGCAGATGCGTCGAAGGCAGGCGGTTATGCGGTTGAACAATCAGAAGAATATAAACAGAAACAGGCGCAGAAGATCGCGGAGAGTGCTGCGAAGGCAGATATCGTGATATCGACGGCACAAATCCCCGGCAAAAAAGCCCCCACATTAATACCGGCTACTACGCTGGATAAAATGAAGCAAGGCTCCGTCATCGTTGATCTGGCCGCATCCACCGGCGGTAATACAGAAGTAACGAAGAATGATGAAACGGTGCAATATAAAGGGGTGACGGTCATCGGCAATTCTTCCCTGCCTTCGCAAATGGCGTGTGACGCAAGTAAGTTGTACGCGAAAAACGTACTCAACTTCCTGAAGCTGGTGATCGACAAAGAAGGTAACCTGCACCTGAATTTTGAAGACGATATCGTAAAAGGTGCCTGCATTACGCACGGCGGCGACATTGTAAACGAACGTGTAAAACAGTCATGA
- the fmt gene encoding methionyl-tRNA formyltransferase — MTARKDLKIVFMGTPDFAVASLDALVKAGYNVVGVITAPDKPAGRGLQLQQSAVKQYAVANNLALLQPEKLKNPEFLEALSAWKADLQVVVAFRMLPEVVWNMPPLGTINVHASLLPNYRGAAPINWAVINGEKVSGVSTFKLQHAIDTGNILFSAEVPIREDETAGELHDTLMATGAELLVKTVTALAEDNLQGTPQAHLDESTLKHAPKIFKDDCKIDWTQPVSNVYNLIRGLSPYPTAWSVLNGKTLKIFKATKELAAHNAQPGEVFTDHKTYLKFAADGGYISLEEIQLEGKKRMNVQEFLRGFRLQ; from the coding sequence ATGACAGCAAGGAAAGATTTGAAGATCGTATTTATGGGCACGCCCGATTTCGCCGTAGCATCGTTGGATGCGCTGGTGAAGGCCGGCTATAATGTAGTGGGTGTTATTACTGCGCCGGACAAACCTGCGGGCCGTGGCTTACAGTTACAGCAAAGTGCCGTGAAACAATACGCCGTGGCGAATAACCTGGCATTACTGCAACCGGAGAAGCTTAAAAACCCAGAGTTCCTGGAGGCGTTATCCGCCTGGAAAGCCGATCTGCAGGTAGTAGTCGCCTTCCGCATGCTGCCCGAGGTGGTGTGGAACATGCCGCCGCTGGGTACGATCAACGTGCACGCTTCCCTGCTGCCGAACTATCGTGGCGCTGCCCCCATCAACTGGGCGGTGATCAACGGTGAGAAGGTGTCGGGGGTGAGCACGTTCAAATTGCAGCACGCGATCGATACGGGCAACATCCTCTTTTCCGCCGAAGTTCCCATCCGCGAAGATGAAACCGCCGGCGAACTGCACGATACACTGATGGCTACAGGCGCCGAACTGCTCGTAAAGACAGTCACCGCGCTGGCCGAAGATAATCTCCAGGGCACGCCGCAAGCGCACCTGGACGAAAGCACGCTGAAACACGCGCCCAAGATCTTTAAAGACGACTGCAAAATCGACTGGACGCAGCCTGTTTCCAACGTATACAACCTCATCCGCGGATTAAGTCCCTACCCGACTGCATGGTCCGTGCTGAACGGGAAGACGTTAAAAATCTTTAAAGCGACGAAAGAATTAGCCGCGCATAACGCACAGCCCGGCGAAGTGTTCACCGACCACAAAACCTACCTGAAGTTTGCCGCAGACGGAGGTTACATCTCCCTTGAGGAGATCCAGCTGGAAGGTAAGAAGCGCATGAACGTACAGGAGTTCCTGCGGGGATTCCGGTTGCAATAA
- a CDS encoding LysM peptidoglycan-binding domain-containing protein: MLKSVMFGVLLTCSTPLFAQDTLLVQGSGPDLHVVHTVKKGENFYSLSRAYGLPPKEIAAKNHISMEQGLQLGQKINIPLSKTNFSQGKDIPATGYRPVYHVVTEKETLYRISTNYNKVAIDNIRQWNNFSGDGVKKDAYLVVGWVKGAGAAPVMAKATPAATAAPATPVAPPPPPVETTAPVTAPVTPPPAEGLPPVPIVGDAAPVKETPKTEAPKTEAPKTETPKESAPVVSNVILPAPPDESFERIYDQQTEGGRDVTSEKGPGTWFRANAQNKYYALHKSAPRGTIIKVTNPLNGRSVYAKVLDAIPQSKGNAGVIVKLSNSAQEALGITEARFFCELHYEGQ, translated from the coding sequence ATGTTAAAGTCAGTAATGTTTGGTGTGTTGTTAACCTGTTCAACGCCGCTGTTCGCGCAGGACACGCTGCTCGTGCAGGGGAGTGGGCCTGATCTGCATGTTGTACATACCGTGAAGAAGGGAGAGAATTTTTACAGCCTGTCCCGCGCTTACGGTCTGCCGCCCAAAGAAATTGCCGCCAAAAACCATATTTCTATGGAGCAGGGTTTGCAGTTGGGACAAAAAATCAATATCCCCCTAAGTAAAACCAACTTCTCACAGGGCAAAGATATTCCAGCCACTGGCTACCGCCCCGTGTACCACGTGGTAACCGAAAAAGAAACGCTCTACCGCATCAGCACCAATTATAATAAAGTAGCGATCGACAACATCCGCCAGTGGAATAACTTTTCCGGCGACGGAGTTAAAAAGGACGCCTACCTGGTAGTAGGATGGGTAAAAGGAGCAGGCGCTGCGCCCGTTATGGCCAAAGCCACGCCGGCTGCAACAGCTGCACCTGCAACGCCGGTAGCGCCACCACCGCCTCCGGTTGAAACGACCGCTCCGGTTACAGCTCCCGTTACACCGCCGCCTGCAGAAGGTTTGCCGCCCGTTCCCATTGTTGGCGATGCCGCGCCGGTAAAAGAGACACCTAAAACGGAAGCGCCGAAAACCGAGGCTCCTAAAACGGAAACGCCTAAAGAAAGCGCCCCTGTTGTAAGCAATGTAATATTACCCGCCCCGCCCGATGAGTCATTCGAAAGAATCTACGACCAGCAAACAGAAGGCGGCCGCGACGTAACCAGCGAAAAAGGTCCGGGTACCTGGTTTCGCGCCAACGCTCAGAATAAATACTACGCCCTGCATAAAAGCGCCCCTCGCGGTACGATCATCAAGGTCACCAACCCGCTGAACGGCCGCTCCGTGTACGCCAAAGTGCTGGATGCCATCCCGCAGTCCAAAGGCAATGCAGGTGTGATCGTGAAACTAAGTAATAGTGCGCAGGAGGCACTCGGTATCACCGAAGCCCGCTTCTTCTGCGAGTTACACTACGAAGGACAATAG